Proteins encoded by one window of Pseudorca crassidens isolate mPseCra1 chromosome 3, mPseCra1.hap1, whole genome shotgun sequence:
- the TPM4 gene encoding tropomyosin alpha-4 chain isoform X5 codes for MAGLNSLEAVKRKIQALQQQADEAEDRAQGLQRELDGERERREKAEGDVAALNRRIQLVEEELDRAQERLATALQKLEEAEKAADESERGMKVIENRAMKDEEKMEIQEMQLKEAKHIAEEADRKYEEVARKLVILEGELERAEERAEVSELKCGDLEEELKNVTNNLKSLEAASEKYSEKEDKYEEEIKLLSDKLKEAETRAEFAERTVAKLEKTIDDLEEKLAQAKEENVGLHQTLDQTLNELNCI; via the exons ATGGCTGGCCTCAACTCCCTGGAGGCGGTGAAACGCAAGATCCAGGCCCTGCAGCAGCAGGCGGATGAGGCGGAGGACCGCGCGCAGGGCCTGCAGCGGGAGCTGGACGGCGAGCGCGAGCGGCGAGAGAAA GCTGAAGGTGATGTGGCAGCTCTCAATCGACGCATCCAGCTCGTTGAGGAGGAGTTGGACAGGGCTCAGGAACGACTGGCCACAGCCCtgcagaagctggaggaggcagAAAAGGCTGCAGATGAGAGTGAGAG AGGAATGAAGGTGATAGAAAACCGGGCAATGAAAGATGAGGAGAAGATGGAGATTCAGGAGATGCAGCTCAAAGAGGCCAAGCACATTGCTGAGGAGGCTGACCGCAAATACGAGGAG GTAGCTCGTAAGTTGGTCATCCTGGAGGGCGAGCTGGAGAGGGCAGAGGAGCGTGCCGAGGTGTCTGAACT AAAATGTGGTGACCTGGAAGAAGAACTCAAGAATGTCACTAACAACCTGAAGTCGCTAGAGGCTGCATCTGAAAAG TATTCTGAAAAGGAGGATAaatatgaagaagaaattaaacttCTGTCTGACAAACTGAAAGAG GCTGAGACCCGTGCCGAATTTGCAGAGAGAACAGTTGCAAAACTGGAAAAGACAATTGATGACCTGGAAG AAAAGCTTGCCCAGGCCAAAGAAGAGAATGTGGGCTTACATCAGACACTGGATCAGACACTAAACGAACTAAACTGTATATAA
- the TPM4 gene encoding tropomyosin alpha-4 chain isoform X4 has translation MAGLNSLEAVKRKIQALQQQADEAEDRAQGLQRELDGERERREKAEGDVAALNRRIQLVEEELDRAQERLATALQKLEEAEKAADESERGMKVIENRAMKDEEKMEIQEMQLKEAKHIAEEADRKYEEVARKLVILEGELERAEERAEVSELKCGDLEEELKNVTNNLKSLEAASEKYSEKEDKYEEEIKLLSDKLKEAETRAEFAERTVAKLEKTIDDLEGHDFLLVHALFSHFCFLPLVAHVWHSIPTLAFCTLYLFF, from the exons ATGGCTGGCCTCAACTCCCTGGAGGCGGTGAAACGCAAGATCCAGGCCCTGCAGCAGCAGGCGGATGAGGCGGAGGACCGCGCGCAGGGCCTGCAGCGGGAGCTGGACGGCGAGCGCGAGCGGCGAGAGAAA GCTGAAGGTGATGTGGCAGCTCTCAATCGACGCATCCAGCTCGTTGAGGAGGAGTTGGACAGGGCTCAGGAACGACTGGCCACAGCCCtgcagaagctggaggaggcagAAAAGGCTGCAGATGAGAGTGAGAG AGGAATGAAGGTGATAGAAAACCGGGCAATGAAAGATGAGGAGAAGATGGAGATTCAGGAGATGCAGCTCAAAGAGGCCAAGCACATTGCTGAGGAGGCTGACCGCAAATACGAGGAG GTAGCTCGTAAGTTGGTCATCCTGGAGGGCGAGCTGGAGAGGGCAGAGGAGCGTGCCGAGGTGTCTGAACT AAAATGTGGTGACCTGGAAGAAGAACTCAAGAATGTCACTAACAACCTGAAGTCGCTAGAGGCTGCATCTGAAAAG TATTCTGAAAAGGAGGATAaatatgaagaagaaattaaacttCTGTCTGACAAACTGAAAGAG GCTGAGACCCGTGCCGAATTTGCAGAGAGAACAGTTGCAAAACTGGAAAAGACAATTGATGACCTGGAAG GACACGACTTTCTCCTAGTTCATGCTTTGTTTTctcacttttgttttcttcctctcgTTGCTCATGTGTGGCACTCCATTCCGACCCTCGCGTTCTGTACCCTGTACCTCTTCTTCTGA
- the TPM4 gene encoding tropomyosin alpha-4 chain isoform X6 — MAGLNSLEAVKRKIQALQQQADEAEDRAQGLQRELDGERERREKAEGDVAALNRRIQLVEEELDRAQERLATALQKLEEAEKAADESERGMKVIENRAMKDEEKMEIQEMQLKEAKHIAEEADRKYEEVARKLVILEGELERAEERAEVSELKCGDLEEELKNVTNNLKSLEAASEKYSEKEDKYEEEIKLLSDKLKEAETRAEFAERTVAKLEKTIDDLEDELYAQKLKYKAISEELDHALNDMTSL; from the exons ATGGCTGGCCTCAACTCCCTGGAGGCGGTGAAACGCAAGATCCAGGCCCTGCAGCAGCAGGCGGATGAGGCGGAGGACCGCGCGCAGGGCCTGCAGCGGGAGCTGGACGGCGAGCGCGAGCGGCGAGAGAAA GCTGAAGGTGATGTGGCAGCTCTCAATCGACGCATCCAGCTCGTTGAGGAGGAGTTGGACAGGGCTCAGGAACGACTGGCCACAGCCCtgcagaagctggaggaggcagAAAAGGCTGCAGATGAGAGTGAGAG AGGAATGAAGGTGATAGAAAACCGGGCAATGAAAGATGAGGAGAAGATGGAGATTCAGGAGATGCAGCTCAAAGAGGCCAAGCACATTGCTGAGGAGGCTGACCGCAAATACGAGGAG GTAGCTCGTAAGTTGGTCATCCTGGAGGGCGAGCTGGAGAGGGCAGAGGAGCGTGCCGAGGTGTCTGAACT AAAATGTGGTGACCTGGAAGAAGAACTCAAGAATGTCACTAACAACCTGAAGTCGCTAGAGGCTGCATCTGAAAAG TATTCTGAAAAGGAGGATAaatatgaagaagaaattaaacttCTGTCTGACAAACTGAAAGAG GCTGAGACCCGTGCCGAATTTGCAGAGAGAACAGTTGCAAAACTGGAAAAGACAATTGATGACCTGGAAG ACGAGCTATATGCTCAGAAGCTCAAGTACAAAGCTATCAGCGAGGAGTTGGACCATGCTCTCAACGACATGACCTCTCTCTAA